GGCTCTAAAACTATGTCTAAATGGTTTATACCTTATATATGTTTAAAAAGCCCTTTTACTTGTTATGTGGCCTCAAGTATTGCGATATGTATGCCTTTGGCTGCATATGCCGAAAATAGTACCGATGTTTCAGGTTTCTCAAAAGCAGAGTTTGATAGTAATTTTTTAGTAGGTAATGCGCAAAAAATTGATATTGGTCGTTTCAAATATGGAAACCCCATCTTAGCTGGTGAATATAGCTTGGATGTCTATATTAATGGTCAATGGCTGGGTAAACGACGTATGCGCTTTAATGCTCGCTCTCCTAACGTAAATGCCGAAACCTGTTTTACGGAAGCCATGTTACTAGAATATGGTGTAAAAGCTGACGTGCTTAGCCAACATTCTCATACATCCTCTCTTTCTTGTGACGCACTAGGGACTTGGATAGATAATGCTTTTTATTTATTTGATAGCTCTCGTTTAAGAATTGATATTTCTATCCCCCAAGTCACATTAGAAAAAAATGCACAGGGCAATATCGATCCACATCTTTGGGATCGAGGTATTAATGCAGCTTTTTTGACATATAACGCGACTGCTTACCGGATAGTTAACGAACAACATGAAAGTACATATGCTTTTATGGGGACGAATCTTGGAGCAAATTTAGCGAGTTGGCAATTTCGCCATAATGGACAATGGAAATGGCAAGACCATACTGATTTTCAATCTGATAATTCTTCTTATACTTCAACGAATACATATATACAAAAAGCATTTCCGAAAATTCATGGCGTTCTGACTTTAGGCGATTATTTTACCAATAGTGATTTTATCGACTCTTTACCATATCGCGGAGTAAATATTTCAAGTGATGACCGAATGCTTCCAAACAGTATGCTCGGTTACGCTCCCAGAGTGAGAGGTTATGCAAAAACCAATGCGAAAGTCGAGGTTAGGCAACAAGGCAATTTAATTTATCAGACAACGGTACCACCTGGAAACTTTGAAATTAATGATCTTTACCCAACGGGATTTGGAGGTGAGCTACAAGTTTCGGTAATTGAATCTAATGGAGTAATTCAAAAATTCTCTATTCCCTATGCTTCTGTCGTCGAAATGCTACGCCCTCAAATGAGTCGATACTCTTTTACTTTAGGACAGTTTCGAGATTCAAACCTTAGCCTAACTCCATGGCTGATACAGGGTAAGTATCAACGGGGAATTAATAATTACCTCACAACTTACAGTGCGGTTCAAGCGACCCAGCAGTATCTCTCGTTATTACTAGGCACAGCTTTTTCAACACCCATTGGAGCTGTCTCTTTTGATGCCACTCAATCAAAAGCTGAGTTTGATCATCAATCTAAAATGACAGGGCAAAGTTATCGTTTAAGTTACAGCAAATTATTTTCCCCAACAAATACTAATTTAACATTAGCTACTTATCGCTATTCAACAGAGAACTACCTCAAATTGCGTGATGCAATTTTAATTCAAGATTTACAACAACAAAATATTGATAGCTTTTCAGTAGGCAAACAAAAAAGTGAATTCCAGATTACTTTAAATCAAGTTCTTCCAAAGCAATGGGGAAATTTTTATTTAGTGGGTTCATGGACAAACTATTGGAATCAACCCACGACCAATAAACAGTTCCAATTAGGTTATAGCAATCAATTTAAAGATTTAACTTATAGTTTATCCGCAATTAGCAGCGAGATTGATGAAGGTGGCACTCGCACAGGTCAAGATACGCAGTACCTTGCTTCTTTATCTTTTCCATTAGATTTTAAGAAAAATTCTCTGACTTTTAATAGTGTTATTGGTGAGGATAGCCAGACTTTAAGCTTCAGTGGCTTTACAGGAAGTCGTTTAAACTACGGCGCATCAATTTCTAATCAGGACCATGGTCAAACCAACCTGAATATTAATGGCACCTATAAAACAAACTATACAACACTTGGTGCTTCATTAAGTCACGCAGATTCATACCAACAAGAAATGCTTAACTTCAGTGGCAATATTGTTGCACATTCCCAAGGAATTCTGTTTGGGCCAGATCAGGCTCAAACCCTGGTGCTGGTCTATGCACCAGATGCTACTGGAGCACAAGTCGGTAATACACCAGGGCTCAGTATTAACAAAAAAGGATATGCCGTTATTCCCTATGTTACGCCTTACCGTATGAATGACATCAGTCTTGACCCACAAGACATGTCCACACAAGTTGAACTTGGTGAGAGCAGTTTACGGATTGCCCCCTATGCAGGCTCAATCACTAAAGTTCAATTCTCAACAAAAAAAGGTTATGCACTTTTTATTAGTACAACAACATTAGATGGCTCACATCTACCTTTTGCCGCACAGGTATACAACCAGAATAACGAAGTAATAGGTATTATCGCGCAAGGCAGTCGCATTTATTTACGAACACCCTTAACCCATGACCATTTATATGTGAAATGGGGAAATACGAGTACTGAAAAATGTGAAATTGAATACGATATAGCGGATCAAATAAAGCATAACAACCAACCAATTATTATGACAAAGGCAGTCTGTAAATGAATAATATTTTAAAAAAAATTGGATTTTTGGCAGTGAGTCTATTTGCTTATAGCAATACAAATGCAAATTGTAATTTAAGTAAAGGATTTACTACCGTCGATATTCCGATGAATATAGGTAAAATCGTAGTAAAACCAAATGATCCAATAGGAACGATCTTACAAAAGAATACTTTTATAGTTTCTCCTAATAATTCGACTGCAACTTGTAATCGCGCGAGTGATCAAATTATTGCAGCTCTCCCCTTAAATTATCCAATTAGTCCTATAGGTAATAATGTTTATGCGACCAATATTCCCGGTATTGGTATTCGTCTTTACCGTGAAGCTTCTGATGCTTCAGATTTTTCAGGATATTATCCCTATAGACGTACATTAACACCAAATAAAGCATATACGCTTTCACCAGGGTATTTTGTTATGGAGGTTATTAAAACTGCCATGACAACAGGTTCTGGAGCACTAGTCGCAGGCCGTTACAGCACCTATTATGTATCAGGACAACAGAACCGCCCATTTTTAACAACTACCGTATTAAGTAATGCCCCTATTCTTATTGCATCTTCATCATGTGAAATTCAAAATGGTGTAGATACGCCAGTTCAACTTCCAACCGTAATGAAATCAGGTTTTAAAACTATTGGTTCAACCCAAGGGGAACAGAATTTTAATTTATCAATCTTATGTAATGGCGGCGAAAACAACTCTGGTATTGCCACAAGTAACCTGATTAGTTTAAGTTTTGATTATAATTCTGATACCTCAAATAATCAGGTGATTAACAACAGTGCCGCGAATTCAATCAAAGCTAATGGTGTGGGTGTCGAACTGTTATGGAATATGAATGGAGCAAATAAGCCGATTCAAAAAGCAAGCAAACTAAATATAGGTATGGTGAGTTCCAACCAAACTATAGAATACGATATTCCTTTAACTGCTCGTTATTATCAAACTGCCACCAATGTAACCTCAGGTGAGGTTAAAGCCACAGCGACTGTTACGATTCAATATGATTAACTACTATCTATAAAATTACGAAAAATAAATAAGCTTAATGCTATCAAGAGAACTCAAAAAACTCATGTTTTTCAAACTTTGTAGTTCTATTAAAAAATCACATAAAAAAATGCTCATAAGCAAAAATAGCAAATGAGCATTAGTGATAACCACTTAACCTGAAATACAAATTGTGGGAAATAGATCACAATTTGCATGAGTATAATTTCAAAAAATAGCTTAAAGATCAAGTCTTTTTTTTAACAAAGATTCTAATAGATAACATAAAGCATTGTTTTAAATAAATTAAAAAAATAAATTTAATTCATGAACACTATTTTATAGTGTTTCTAAAGAATTATCATTCTATTAATTAATAAAAACTTAATTTTAAGAAAAATTAAAATTCACTCTCCAATTCGAATAAAATAAAAATCTATTTTATTTTCATATGGTTAAATCAAAATCATAAATTTTTTAATTTTACTAAATTACATAATTTATAATAAAAAAAACATAAAAAAATTTAGAATTCCCCTTCAATTACAAATAATATCTTTAGACTTTTTATCAGAACGTAACATGCTCATTTTTTGGAAAATATTATGTATCTTATTACTAAGTCTAGGCGCTACAAGTATAGGTTTTGCGATTAGTCACATTGATCTTTTTCTTTTTTTTATAGGTTTGCTTTTATTAACCTCCTTTATCTTAGCTTTAAAGCAAGCACGTGAAGATGCAGGTTTCTTCCCTGATAATTAAAATATTATGAATTTCTAGGATATAGCATCCATACTAAAATCATGGTTGAATGCGCCATATAGTCTATAGGGATATGTGATCTAAATATGTCAAAAAGTTCTTCAGATGCTGGAATTTTTTTATGGATGACTTATCAGACTATGCAAAAGATGGGCTTAGATGCAGCATCTATTTTTGCAAGTGTGAATTTGCCCAATCAACCGCCAGATAAAAATATTCGTAGAGATAATTCTACCCAACAACGATTTTGGAGAGCAGCTGAAGAAATCAGCCAAGATACAGACATTGGTCTACATGTAGGAAAGCAAATGCCTCCCTTCAGGGGATTAGTAATTGAATATCTATTTTTGAGTAGCTCAACTTTCGGAGAAGGTTTGCAGCGGGCTCTTAGATATCAGGCCATACTTACAGATGTATTTGATCTTAAATTAACAGTTAAAGACGATAAAGCAATATTGTCTGGTTTTGAGCACCCTGTAAGACATTATCTAGAATGTGGGATTGGTATTTTTCTTAATTTTTTTAACTATATTACAAATAATGAGTTCAAACCCACTCAAATTATCTTGCCATATCAAAAAGGTGCATCAGTAGAAATTTATGAGGAAATATGGAATTGTTCCGTGATTTTAGGGCAAACAGAAGGTTCTATCATTTTTCCTAGTGTACTTTTAAATAAAGCTTCACCAGCTGCTGAGCCAGAATTATTAAGAATTCATGAAACTCTTGCAGGACAACAGTTACTAACTTTAGAAAAGCATCAACTTGTTTATGCTATTGAAAGTTTGCTTAGCAATGGATTACTTGAATCTGGACAATTTGATCAAAAATTTATTGCTGAACAATTAAACCGTAATCCCCGTACCCTTCGGGCAGACTTACAGGCAATTAATACAAATTACGAAAAAATTTTAAATCAGCATCGGGAAAAAATAGCCAGACGTTTACTTGCTCACACACAAGAAACCATCGATCAAATCGTTTATCTAACTGGTTTTTCTGAGCCCTCTGCCTTTACACGAGCTTTTAAACGTTGGTCGGGTGAAACTCCTAGTGCTTACCGCCAACGTAAACAAAAATAGTTAAATTGATTCTAAAGACACTTATATAGCTGCCTTTTAAGTCAAAGGGATAAAACATTCTTCTTTTACAATCACTTTAAATTGTAATTAAGAAGTTTTGAATATGCTCGGATTTCCCGTAGGTGTTTTTGTTGCAAATGGCCTTGAATGGTACTTTCATAAAGTTTGGTTACATGAATATCCAAGTCAGTATCGTAATAGTCCATTTTTTACTCATATCGCGCATCATAAACGCGCTCGTTTAAATAGCTTTCAAGATGAAGGTTATGCTGAATCGATGTTCAAAAATGCAGAAATTTATAATGAAAAAACAGCATTAATTGGGTTAGCTGGCGCTGCTACAATTTTTTTGCCTGTAGCCCCGTTTTTTACAGCTGGGCTTTATTATGGGTTATGGAATTATTGGCGTGTACATGCAAAATCACATTTAGATCCAGAATATGCAAAAAAAAGAATTCCTTGGCACTATGATCATCATATGACAAGCAACCAAAATGCTAATTGGTGTGTTACCAAACCTTGGTTTGACTATATTATGGGAACAAGGGTCACTACCGAAGCATCTCAAACTGAAACAAATCCATTAGGTATCAAATTACCAAGGTTTTTAGAAAAACCAATTAATTTTACTGCTCGACGGATACTTTCCAAGTCGTATACAAAAATTGATTTAAATTCTAATCAGGATCAATCCAATTTACGCAATGGAATAGAAGTCAATTTGACTTAAATATATCAAAATAAAAAGCTGCGGACTTCAGCGGCTTTTTATACAAATGAATAGCCCCTAAACTTTCAAAGGCTCAAAACAAGATACGAGAAAGTCCATCACTACTCGAATTGCAGGGCTATGACGTAAATCTTCGTGTGTAACTAGCCAGATTTCAGCACTCATAGGATGATCATCCTGCAATCTTTCTAAACTGCTGAGTGCCCCTAAAAAATCAGGTAAAACAGCCAACCCTGCTTCCCCACATGCAGCTCTCCACTGTAACTCAGGATGGTTGGTAACCATTATGGGTTCTTTATAATTTAATCTTTCTTTTAGTTTTTGCTGTTTTTGGCCATGTACTCCCCCCACTTCTACACTAATCCATTCATAATTTTCAGGATCTGTTGAAGCTAAATAATTTGGGCCTGCATATATTCCAAAAGGTATTTCCCCTACTTTGCGAGCTACTAAATTTTCATCTTTAGGACGGCCAAATCTTACAGCAATATCAGCCTCACTATGCTGCAAAGAAACATAATGAACATCACCGAGTACACGCAATTTTAATTGAGGATAATGACGATAAAACGCCCCCAGATGAGGCATGATGAGATGTGCAGCAGTTAAAGGAGGCATACTAATAGAAACGCTACCCATTACTTCTTGCTGACCAGCCTGAGTTAAACGTTCAATAGAAAAAGTTTCTTCCATCATACGCCCAACTACTTGTGCAAGACGTTCACCATCAGGAGTAAGAATGTAGGTCCGTGGTCTACGATCAACCAATTTAAGTTTTAAGTTTTGTTCAAGCTGAGCAATTCTTCTGGATACAGTTGCATGATCTACACCCAATTTTCTTGCGGCAGCTGACAGTGACTTCTCTTCAGTAAAAACTGAAAAGTAATGTAAATTTTCCCAATCGATCATTGTGCAAATTTTCACATTAGACGTGTATTAATACGGAATTGTACACCTTTATATAATTGCCCAGAATAAAACCTTTCTTAGTGGGAGCCTGTCGATGAACAGAACGGTGGCTTATGCCTATGCTGGTATCGTATTAACGATGTTTTTTTGGGGATCAGCATTTAATGCAATGTCTTATATCATTCATCATATGCCTCCGCTATCTGCCGCATCTGAACGATTTTCAATTGCAAGCCTAGGCTTACTTCTAATCTTTTCAATAACAGGCAAACTAAGATGGGCAGTCTTAAGTCAAAATTTGTTTATCTACCTTGTTATTGGGGTAATCGGAATTGCAGGATTCAACATAGGCTGTTTTTATGGATTACAAACGACATCTGCCGTGAACGGTGCTTTAATTATGGCAACTACACCGTTAATGACTCTATTAATGACAATTGTTTTGGACGGTGAAAAACTTACCCCTAGTAAATTTTTAGGTGTTTTATTCGGTTTAAGTGGTGTGTTGCTGGTCATTAGTCAGGGCCATATAACAACGTTACTTCACCTGAAAATAGATATTGGAGATCTATTTATATTATTAGGAGCTTTTGGTTTTTGCTTAGCTAATGTTCTATCTCGCCGCTATGTAAAAAATGCCACTCCGCTAGAAACAACAACTTTTTCTATGATGTTCGGTGCAATAACCCTTAGTGTGTTAAGTATGATATTTGAAGACCCTCTGTCAGCAATTGCATCTGCACCTGTAAATGCACATTTAGCCATGGGATATGTCGTTATTTGCTCAACAATGATTGCTTATTTATTCTGGTTTAATGGCATACAAAAGTTAGGGGCTGGACGTGCTTCCGTCTTTTTTAACTTTGTACCAGTGTTCAGTATGCTGATCGCCTTACTTACTGGACAATCTCTTAATATCTGGCAATTGGTAGGTACAGCGTTAGTCATGCTGGGTGTAATGAGTAGCGGAGGTTTTTTAAAAATTAAGACTAGTCCGCTTATAAGCAAACATTATACAAAATAGGAAATATGCTGCTACATTTAAAAATTTTATGTTTATCATGTAGCAGCATCTTCAAATACAAAATAGAAAAATTATTTATTTACTAAACCATTTAATTTTATAACATTTATTTTAAAAATATCTTTTTACATTTTTTATTATTTATAACAAAAGCTCTTCTTAATTATTCCGTTGTAACAAATAACGTATGTTTCTTTAAAAATTAATAAAAGATTGCCATATATAGTTTTAAAACAACCAACGGAGATATTAAAAATGAAGCTGGATTTCACAACCATTGAAAAGCAAGCCAAATTGCTACAAGAAGAGCAAGAAAAAATAGAGCAACAAGATCATGACTTTCAAGTGGCTTTAGATAAACATAGAGAATCTTTAAAGAATTTATTTAAAGATCTTTTCTCTGAGTATGAAATTAAAACAGAAAATGGAGGTCATTTTTGTGTGAATTTTGGAAATTTCAAAATTTCCTTATTGATTGAAACTGCTAAATTTGAGAATGGTGTTCCTGTAAAATTAAATTCGGTAAACCCTGTTATTATCAAATTAAAAAAAGACAAACCTGTTGCCAAAGCACAATTTACCGATGCAACTCAATATTTAGATAATTATTCAGAAACTCCAAACTATCAGTATTATTATAAACAAGAAGATAAAACCCAACTCGTCCAATTTTCTGAACTTCCAACTTTTTTTCAAACGATCTTAGACACTAATGTATAAAGTATGGCCCTCAATAGAGGGCTTTTTTATATATTATTTTTTCATTATTTAAGCCTATTGAAAATAAAAACAGACTAAATTTTTTTATTATTTATTAAATACTTAAACTACTTTTAACTTCAAAAGACCCAAAAAACATTTGATTATTTTTCAAATAACTTGTATATACATGTTTGTATTTGTTTGTACAAATACTGACTTAATAAAAATAGAGTGGACTCTTAAAGGACAAGGAGAGTGTAATGGACTCATCGGCTGAGAAACCAAATAGTAGTTTTATTGAAAACCGAAGCATTGACTTTATTCCAGAAAATGAAAGACATGGCGGAGTGTTTGCTCAATTCACCCTCTGGTTTGGTGCCAATTTACAAATTACAGCCATTGTGACGGGTGCATTAGCAGTTGTATTAGGTGGTGATGTTTTTTGGTCGATTATTGGTTTATTTGTGGGGCAATGTTTTGGTGCTGCTGTCATGGCTCTACATGCTGCTCAAGGTCCAAAATTAGGCCTTCCCCAAATGATTTCAAGTCGTGTCCAGTTTGGAGTATATGGTGCTTGTATTCCAATCATACTCGTCTGCCTCATGTATCTTGGGTTTACCGCAACTGGAGAGGTGCTCGCGGGTAAAGCAATTGCACACCTCGCACATGTCAGTAATACAACAGGCATCTTAATTTACGCATGTTTAATTATTATATTTGCAACGATTGGATATCGTTTAATTCATTTGGTCGGCAAAG
This region of Acinetobacter sp. XS-4 genomic DNA includes:
- a CDS encoding fimbria/pilus outer membrane usher protein, with protein sequence MAAYAENSTDVSGFSKAEFDSNFLVGNAQKIDIGRFKYGNPILAGEYSLDVYINGQWLGKRRMRFNARSPNVNAETCFTEAMLLEYGVKADVLSQHSHTSSLSCDALGTWIDNAFYLFDSSRLRIDISIPQVTLEKNAQGNIDPHLWDRGINAAFLTYNATAYRIVNEQHESTYAFMGTNLGANLASWQFRHNGQWKWQDHTDFQSDNSSYTSTNTYIQKAFPKIHGVLTLGDYFTNSDFIDSLPYRGVNISSDDRMLPNSMLGYAPRVRGYAKTNAKVEVRQQGNLIYQTTVPPGNFEINDLYPTGFGGELQVSVIESNGVIQKFSIPYASVVEMLRPQMSRYSFTLGQFRDSNLSLTPWLIQGKYQRGINNYLTTYSAVQATQQYLSLLLGTAFSTPIGAVSFDATQSKAEFDHQSKMTGQSYRLSYSKLFSPTNTNLTLATYRYSTENYLKLRDAILIQDLQQQNIDSFSVGKQKSEFQITLNQVLPKQWGNFYLVGSWTNYWNQPTTNKQFQLGYSNQFKDLTYSLSAISSEIDEGGTRTGQDTQYLASLSFPLDFKKNSLTFNSVIGEDSQTLSFSGFTGSRLNYGASISNQDHGQTNLNINGTYKTNYTTLGASLSHADSYQQEMLNFSGNIVAHSQGILFGPDQAQTLVLVYAPDATGAQVGNTPGLSINKKGYAVIPYVTPYRMNDISLDPQDMSTQVELGESSLRIAPYAGSITKVQFSTKKGYALFISTTTLDGSHLPFAAQVYNQNNEVIGIIAQGSRIYLRTPLTHDHLYVKWGNTSTEKCEIEYDIADQIKHNNQPIIMTKAVCK
- a CDS encoding fimbrial protein: MNNILKKIGFLAVSLFAYSNTNANCNLSKGFTTVDIPMNIGKIVVKPNDPIGTILQKNTFIVSPNNSTATCNRASDQIIAALPLNYPISPIGNNVYATNIPGIGIRLYREASDASDFSGYYPYRRTLTPNKAYTLSPGYFVMEVIKTAMTTGSGALVAGRYSTYYVSGQQNRPFLTTTVLSNAPILIASSSCEIQNGVDTPVQLPTVMKSGFKTIGSTQGEQNFNLSILCNGGENNSGIATSNLISLSFDYNSDTSNNQVINNSAANSIKANGVGVELLWNMNGANKPIQKASKLNIGMVSSNQTIEYDIPLTARYYQTATNVTSGEVKATATVTIQYD
- a CDS encoding AraC family transcriptional regulator, whose product is MSKSSSDAGIFLWMTYQTMQKMGLDAASIFASVNLPNQPPDKNIRRDNSTQQRFWRAAEEISQDTDIGLHVGKQMPPFRGLVIEYLFLSSSTFGEGLQRALRYQAILTDVFDLKLTVKDDKAILSGFEHPVRHYLECGIGIFLNFFNYITNNEFKPTQIILPYQKGASVEIYEEIWNCSVILGQTEGSIIFPSVLLNKASPAAEPELLRIHETLAGQQLLTLEKHQLVYAIESLLSNGLLESGQFDQKFIAEQLNRNPRTLRADLQAINTNYEKILNQHREKIARRLLAHTQETIDQIVYLTGFSEPSAFTRAFKRWSGETPSAYRQRKQK
- a CDS encoding sterol desaturase family protein, encoding MLGFPVGVFVANGLEWYFHKVWLHEYPSQYRNSPFFTHIAHHKRARLNSFQDEGYAESMFKNAEIYNEKTALIGLAGAATIFLPVAPFFTAGLYYGLWNYWRVHAKSHLDPEYAKKRIPWHYDHHMTSNQNANWCVTKPWFDYIMGTRVTTEASQTETNPLGIKLPRFLEKPINFTARRILSKSYTKIDLNSNQDQSNLRNGIEVNLT
- a CDS encoding LysR family transcriptional regulator, producing MIDWENLHYFSVFTEEKSLSAAARKLGVDHATVSRRIAQLEQNLKLKLVDRRPRTYILTPDGERLAQVVGRMMEETFSIERLTQAGQQEVMGSVSISMPPLTAAHLIMPHLGAFYRHYPQLKLRVLGDVHYVSLQHSEADIAVRFGRPKDENLVARKVGEIPFGIYAGPNYLASTDPENYEWISVEVGGVHGQKQQKLKERLNYKEPIMVTNHPELQWRAACGEAGLAVLPDFLGALSSLERLQDDHPMSAEIWLVTHEDLRHSPAIRVVMDFLVSCFEPLKV
- a CDS encoding DMT family transporter; translation: MNRTVAYAYAGIVLTMFFWGSAFNAMSYIIHHMPPLSAASERFSIASLGLLLIFSITGKLRWAVLSQNLFIYLVIGVIGIAGFNIGCFYGLQTTSAVNGALIMATTPLMTLLMTIVLDGEKLTPSKFLGVLFGLSGVLLVISQGHITTLLHLKIDIGDLFILLGAFGFCLANVLSRRYVKNATPLETTTFSMMFGAITLSVLSMIFEDPLSAIASAPVNAHLAMGYVVICSTMIAYLFWFNGIQKLGAGRASVFFNFVPVFSMLIALLTGQSLNIWQLVGTALVMLGVMSSGGFLKIKTSPLISKHYTK